The following proteins are co-located in the Camelina sativa cultivar DH55 chromosome 12, Cs, whole genome shotgun sequence genome:
- the LOC104730771 gene encoding probable pyruvate kinase, cytosolic isozyme: MAMEQRPKTKIVCTLGPASRSVPMVEKLLKAGMSVARFNFSHGSYEYHQENLDNLRQAMLNTGMLCAVMLDTKGPEIRTGFLKDGKPIQLKQGQEITISTDYDLKGDDKTICMSYKKLAEDVNPGMVILCADGTISLKVLSCDKAKGTVRCRCENTSMLGERKNVNLPGVVVDLPTLTEKDKQDILEWGVPNQIDMIALSFVRKGSDLVQVRKLLGKHAKTILLMSKVENQEGVANFDDILINSDAFMIARGDLGMEIPIEKIFLAQKVMIYKCNFMGKPVVTATQMLESMIKSPRPTRAEATDVANAVLDGTDCVMLSGETAAGAYPELAVRTMAKICVEAESTLDYGDIFKRIMLHAEVPMSPIESLASSAVRTATSSRATLMLVLTRGGSTAKLVAKYRPGIPILSVVVPEITSDSFDWSCSNEAPARHSLIFRGLVPVLYAGSARASFDESTEETIEFATEYGKKKQLCKTGDSVVALLRTGNAIVIKIVTVK; the protein is encoded by the exons ATGGCTATGGAACAGAGGCCAAAGACTAAGATCGTGTGCACACTCGGTCCAGCGTCGAGATCCGTTCCAATGGTCGAGAAGCTTCTTAAGGCGGGGATGAGCGTGGCTCGCTTCAACTTTTCTCATGGATCTTATGAATATCACCAGGAGAACCTCGACAATCTTCGTCAGGCTATGCTTAACACTGGCATGCTTTGTGCTGTCATGCTCGACACCAAG GGACCAGAGATTCGAACCGGGTTCTTAAAGGATGGGAAACCTATCCAGCTGAAACAAGGCCAAGAAATCACCATTTCGACAGACTATGATTTGAAAGGTGATGATAAGACGATTTGCATGAGCTACAAAAAGTTAGCGGAAGATGTCAATCCAGGCATGGTGATACTCTGTGCCGATGGTACCATCTCCTTAAAGGTTCTTTCTTGTGACAAAGCAAAGGGCACGGTTCGTTGCCGTTGTGAGAACACATCAATGCTTGGTGAGAGGAAGAACGTTAATCTCCCTGGTGTTGTGGTTGATCTCCCAACATTAACTGAGAAAGACAAGCAAGACATTCTTGAATGGGGAGTTCCAAATCAAATCGACATGATTGCTCTGTCTTTCGTCAGAAAAGGTTCAGACTTGGTACAAGTTAGGAAGCTACTCGGGAAACATGCCAAAACCATTCTTCTCATGTCAAAG GTTGAGAACCAAGAAGGTGTGGCCAATTTTGATGACATCTTGATAAACTCAGATGCGTTTATGATCGCGAGAGGTGACCTTGGAATGGAGATCCCAATCGAGAAGATATTCTTAGCTCAGAAAGTGATGATCTACAAGTGCAATTTCATGGGGAAGCCAGTGGTTACAGCGACTCAGATGCTCGAGTCTATGATAAAATCCCCACGACCAACAAGAGCAGAAGCTACTGATGTTGCTAACGCTGTCCTCGATGGCACAGACTGTGTCATGCTGAGCGGTGAAACCGCAGCAGGAGCATATCCGGAGCTTGCTGTCCGTACAATGGCCAAGATATGTGTGGAAGCAGAGAGCACACTGGACTATGGAGACATCTTCAAGAGAATAATGCTTCACGCTGAGGTTCCCATGAGCCCGATCGAGTCACTTGCTTCCTCTGCAGTCAGAACCGCTACTTCCTCTAGAGCCACTCTCATGTTGGTGTTGACCAGAGGAGGTAGCACGGCGAAACTGGTGGCTAAGTACAGACCAGGGATACCCATTTTGTCTGTTGTAGTTCCGGAAATCACGTCCGACTCTTTTGATTGGTCGTGTAGCAACGAGGCACCGGCCAGACACAGCCTCATCTTCCGGGGTTTAGTCCCGGTGCTGTACGCTGGATCAGCTAGAGCCTCGTTTGACGAGTCAACAGAAGAGACTATCGAGTTCGCGACAGAGTACGGGAAAAAGAAGCAGCTGTGTAAGACAGGAGACTCCGTGGTGGCTCTCCTCCGTACAGGTAACGCTATTGTTATCAAGATCGTGACTGTCAAGTGA
- the LOC104730772 gene encoding uncharacterized protein LOC104730772 — translation MEGTISPLCLRSTSSLCYFSSNVSPDSHRSIGFTLVDSLRPTNLVSLRTGNKRSSSSSSLRLFLSPTRSALRTPTISAEEVKDVPMPKIDKSGRLSSPRAARELALVILYAACLEGSDPIRLFEKRINARREPGYEFDKNSLLEYNHMSFGGPPVKTETKEEEDELVRHDEKESKIEAEVLSAPPKLVYSKLVLRFAKKLLAAVVDKWDTHVAIIEKISPPDWKSAPAGRILEFSILHLAMSEVAVLETRHPIVINEAVDLAKRFCDGSAPRIINGCLRTYVKEREATSTPQALESKQEVSV, via the exons ATGGAGGGAACCATATCGCCGCTTTGCTTACGTTCGACCTCGAGTCTCTGTTACTTCTCCAGTAACGTTTCACCAGATTCTCACCGTTCTATAGGATTTACATTGGTGGATTCGCTCCGGCCGACGAACTTGGTTTCCCTAAGGACTGGAAATAAACGgtcgtc TTCGTCGTCGTCTCTACGGCTGTTTCTATCTCCGACGAGAAGCGCTCTACGTACGCCGACGATTTCGGCGGAGGAGGTGAAAGATGTCCCGATGCCTAAGATAGATAAAAGCGGTCGATTGAGCAGCCCTCGAGCAGCACGCGAGCTCGCTCT AGTAATACTTTATGCCGCATGCTTAGAAGGATCAGACCCTATTCGtctctttgagaagagaatAAATGCAAGAAGAG AGCCTGGATACGAGTTTGACAAGAATTCTTTGTTGGAATACAACCACATGAGCTTTGGAGGACCCCCAGTTaagacagaaacaaaagaagaggaagatgagctTGTGCGCCATGATGAAAAAGAATCGAAAATTG AAGCAGAAGTGCTTTCAGCTCCCCCAAAGCTGGTGTATAGCAAACTTGTATTACG gTTTGCAAAGAAACTCTTGGCTGCTGTGGTTGATAAATGGGATACTCATGTCGCTATCATCGAGAAAATCTCGCCCCCAGACTGGAAG AGTGCACCAGCTGGGAGAATACTAGAGTTTTCAATTCTTCACTTGGCAATGTCTGAAGTGGCAGTACTGGAAACCCGACACCCAATAGTCATCAACGAG GCTGTTGATCTTGCAAAACGGTTCTGCGATGGATCAGCGCCACGTATAATCAACGGATGCCTAAGGACATATGTCAAGGAAAGAGAAGCAACATCAACACCTCAAGCTTTAGAATCGAAGCAAGAAGTGTCAGTATAA